Proteins encoded by one window of Cheilinus undulatus linkage group 13, ASM1832078v1, whole genome shotgun sequence:
- the LOC121519663 gene encoding COP9 signalosome complex subunit 9, translating to MPLKDQSNSTAMKPAVDEMFPEGAGPYVDLDEAGGSTGLLMDLAANEKAVHADFFNDFEDLFDDDDIQ from the exons ATGCCCCTGAAGGATCAGTCCAACTCGACCGCCATGAAACCAGCAGTGGATGAGATGTTTCCGGAGGGCGCGGGGCCGTACGTTGATCTGGACGAG GCTGGGGGAAGCACAGGACTGCTGATGGACCTGGCTGCCAATGAAAAGGCGGTTCATGCTGACTTCTTCAatg ATTTTGAGGATTtatttgatgatgatgacatcCAGTGA
- the apoda.1 gene encoding apolipoprotein Da, duplicate 1, whose protein sequence is MRSSFVLVFVIFLPIITAQVPHWGPCPEPNVQPGFTLKEFMGRWFEIARLPAQFEKGRCIESNFTLTTDSSIRVVSSEIDEGELRKIEGTGVVEDIRNPAKLGISYSYVLPYAPYWILSTDYVNSAVIYSCTDILRLFHVDFAWILGRTRTLPESTIERARQIFATNNIDVSRMVASRQQNCDKTL, encoded by the exons ATGAGGTCAtcttttgttctagtttttgtgattttcctCCCAATCATCACAGCTCAGGTGCCTCACTGGGGACCATGTCCAGAACCAAACGTACAGCCAGGCTTCACCCTTAAAGAG TTCATGGGAAGATGGTTTGAAATTGCCAGGCTGCCGGCCCAGTTTGAGAAGGGACGATGCATCGAAAGCAATTTCACTTTGACGACAGACAGCTCCATCCGAGTGGTCAGCTCAGAAATAGA TGAAGGGGAGCTGAGGAAAATTGAAGGGACTGGAGTCGTAGAGGATATTAGGAACCCAGCCAAGCTGGGAATAAGTTATTCCTACG TGCTGCCATATGCGCCGTACTGGATCCTGTCCACTGACTATGTGAACTCGGCTGTGATCTACTCCTGCACAGACATCCTGAGACTCTTTCATGTTGACTTTGCCTGGATCCTGGGCCGAACTCGAACCCTGCCAGAGTCAACAATTGAGAGAGCAAGACAGATCTTCGCCACAAACAACATAGATGTGAGCAGGATGGTTGCCAGCAGGCAGCAGAACTGTGATAAAacactctaa